The following are from one region of the Chloracidobacterium sp. genome:
- a CDS encoding HAD family phosphatase codes for MIKLLALDLDGTVLDSRGNIPAANMEAIRAAEDNGVLVTIATGRRFRDARPIGQRLALNAPLITHNGALLKFADSLETVDFSLLPASISTEIIRVGKKFGGDALLSADPHGKGILLYDRISDDNVPLQKYVQWSKTMHGSEAEESVHHVHLLEDVIADHEVIHISFSGGCERMAEMQSILAGELGDTVTLLATVYPRLDFTLLDILPDNASKGTGVAKLAERHGIARDEVMAIGDNFNDVEMLEFAGTAVVMGNADPSLLERDDLLATLSNDENGVAAAIDRFIFGKS; via the coding sequence ATGATAAAACTTCTCGCCCTCGACCTGGACGGAACAGTACTTGATTCGCGTGGCAACATCCCCGCAGCGAACATGGAGGCTATCCGCGCGGCCGAAGACAACGGCGTGCTGGTCACAATTGCGACCGGTCGGAGGTTTCGCGATGCACGCCCGATAGGCCAGCGTCTGGCGCTGAATGCTCCTCTGATCACACACAACGGAGCTCTTCTCAAGTTTGCCGATAGTCTCGAGACCGTCGATTTTTCGCTGCTTCCGGCATCGATCTCGACCGAGATAATACGTGTAGGTAAGAAGTTTGGCGGCGATGCTTTGCTCAGTGCGGATCCCCATGGAAAAGGAATTCTTCTGTACGACCGTATCTCGGACGACAACGTCCCGCTGCAAAAATATGTTCAATGGTCAAAGACGATGCACGGCAGTGAAGCGGAAGAATCCGTTCACCACGTTCATCTGCTCGAAGATGTGATCGCAGACCACGAAGTGATACATATCTCATTCTCAGGCGGCTGCGAGCGAATGGCTGAAATGCAATCCATTTTGGCGGGCGAGCTTGGCGACACGGTCACATTGTTGGCTACCGTTTACCCGCGGCTTGATTTCACGCTTCTCGATATTCTGCCGGACAACGCATCCAAGGGAACCGGGGTTGCCAAACTTGCCGAACGCCACGGCATAGCCCGTGACGAGGTGATGGCGATCGGTGATAACTTTAACGACGTCGAAATGCTCGAATTCGCCGGAACCGCGGTCGTGATGGGAAACGCCGATCCGAGTCTGCTTGAACGAGACGATCTTTTAGCAACGCTCAGCAATGACGAGAATGGAGTTGCCGCCGCTATTGACCGATTTATATTCGGAAAGTCGTAG
- a CDS encoding D-tyrosyl-tRNA(Tyr) deacylase, translated as MRAVLQRVSRARVIVDDETTGEIRRGLLILLGVSVNDTEREADTLVEKILNLRIFEDSDGKMNLSLIDTNGGLLVVSQFTLYADSRKGRRPSFIDAARPEDANRLYEYFIAKARERTENVRTGRFQAMMEVELVNDGPVTIILDTDQLK; from the coding sequence ATGCGGGCGGTTCTCCAACGTGTCTCTCGAGCCAGAGTAATAGTCGATGACGAGACTACCGGCGAGATCCGGCGCGGTTTACTGATTCTGCTCGGCGTCTCGGTAAACGACACCGAGCGGGAAGCAGATACGCTGGTTGAAAAGATCTTGAACCTTCGGATATTCGAAGACTCCGATGGCAAAATGAATCTCTCGTTGATCGACACAAACGGCGGATTACTTGTCGTTTCTCAATTTACGCTTTATGCCGATTCGCGAAAGGGGCGCAGGCCGTCGTTCATTGATGCGGCTCGGCCCGAGGACGCGAATCGGCTGTATGAATACTTCATTGCGAAAGCTCGAGAGCGGACCGAAAATGTCCGAACCGGCCGTTTTCAGGCAATGATGGAGGTCGAGCTCGTGAACGATGGGCCTGTGACCATTATCCTCGACACCGATCAGCTAAAATGA
- a CDS encoding peptidylprolyl isomerase, which translates to MSNRTAVIETNKGTIKFELLEQDAPKTTENFRLLSERNYYDGVIFHRVIKNFMIQGGDPLGEGYGGESAWGGRFDDEIDRGSDLYSGVYEKGTVAMANAGPNTNGSQFFIMHIDYPLPPSYTKFGKVIEGQSVVDAIAEVATHPGDKPVEQIVMNRVYIEEPAS; encoded by the coding sequence ATGAGCAATCGAACTGCAGTAATTGAGACCAACAAAGGAACGATAAAGTTTGAACTATTGGAACAGGACGCACCGAAAACGACCGAGAATTTTCGCCTCTTGTCCGAACGCAATTATTACGACGGCGTGATTTTTCATCGGGTCATCAAGAACTTCATGATCCAGGGCGGCGACCCGCTTGGCGAGGGCTACGGCGGCGAATCGGCCTGGGGCGGAAGATTTGATGACGAGATCGACCGAGGTTCCGATCTTTATTCGGGCGTCTACGAAAAAGGGACCGTTGCAATGGCTAATGCCGGGCCGAATACCAACGGATCGCAGTTTTTCATAATGCATATCGATTACCCTCTGCCCCCGAGCTACACAAAGTTTGGCAAAGTGATCGAGGGCCAGTCCGTCGTCGATGCGATCGCTGAGGTTGCAACGCATCCCGGCGATAAACCGGTCGAACAGATCGTTATGAACCGCGTCTATATTGAGGAACCCGCCAGTTAA
- a CDS encoding aconitate hydratase, with translation MTNSLFDSKQVFKTGYGSDAFFYSLPKLEEAGIGNISRLPVSIRIVLESVLRNFDGGKKVSEDNVRALAGWLPNSERTAEIPFVVARVILQDFTGVPLLVDLAAMRSAVSRMGKNVGIIEPLVPVDLVIDHSVQVDYAGSESAYQQNMEMEFRRNEQRYRFLKWGTQAFKGFSVIPPGIGIVHQVNLEYLAKGVFEKDGVYFPDTLVGTDSHTTMINGLGIVGWGVGGIEAEAGMLGQPVYFLTPDVVGVHLSGELSQGSTATDLVLRITEMLRKANVVGKFVEFFGDGAAALNATDRATIANMAPEYGATMGFFGVDDKTLDYFAATGRPQEQIDTIRSYYTAQGMFGIPRDGDVDYSTVIDLDLGTINPAVAGPKRPQDRIELSNLDDRFKELFSLSVADGGYGKSAEDLEQRFVVTMCETSDGFVSGGGDQSQRSSPVVQSGNDSTADTNVRSEVEMMNNRPTPNRVDPDGADCPPAQTNIGNGDVLIAAITSCTNTSNPSVMIAAGIVAKKAAERGMKVPAYVKTSLAPGSRVVTEYLEKAGLQKYLNEIGFNLVGYGCTTCIGNSGPLDPAIEEEIVENDIIAASVLSGNRNFEARVHQNIKANFLMSPPLVVAYALAGTVLKDVNLDPIGLDKDGNEVYLKDIWASLDEVREMLQTAYDPETYKRLYTEFAEQNPLWNDVRSTTGTLYEWDANSTYIQEPPFFEDFSMESGRFSDFHGARALAIFGDSVTTDHISPAGAIKANSPAGKYLQENGVEPQDFNSYGSRRGNDRVMLRGTFANVRIKNTMVTPIEGGFTKHYPSGDEMTIYDAAMRYREEGAPLMIFAGQEYGTGSSRDWAAKGTRLMGVNAVIAQSFERIHRSNLVGMGVLPLQFKPGDSAASFGLDGTETFDLTGLEGSNVRPMQNVKLTINRADGTKQEIEVILRIDTPIELEYYMNGGILQYVLRQLITQNANAAA, from the coding sequence ATGACGAACTCACTTTTTGATTCAAAACAGGTTTTTAAGACCGGTTACGGTTCGGACGCGTTTTTTTATTCGCTTCCGAAGCTTGAAGAAGCCGGTATTGGCAACATTTCGCGCCTGCCGGTCTCGATCCGAATAGTCCTCGAATCGGTGCTTCGCAATTTTGACGGCGGAAAGAAAGTGTCTGAGGACAACGTAAGAGCTTTGGCCGGTTGGCTTCCCAATTCGGAGCGCACGGCTGAGATACCCTTCGTCGTCGCGAGAGTCATACTGCAGGATTTCACGGGCGTTCCGCTTTTGGTCGATCTTGCCGCGATGCGATCTGCTGTCAGCCGAATGGGTAAGAATGTCGGGATCATTGAACCGCTTGTACCGGTCGATCTTGTCATCGACCATTCCGTTCAGGTCGATTACGCGGGCAGCGAATCGGCGTATCAGCAGAACATGGAAATGGAGTTTCGCCGGAACGAACAGCGATACCGCTTCTTGAAGTGGGGAACACAGGCGTTCAAAGGATTCTCTGTTATCCCGCCCGGAATCGGCATTGTGCATCAGGTCAACCTCGAATATCTGGCGAAAGGTGTTTTCGAGAAAGACGGGGTCTATTTCCCGGATACACTGGTCGGAACCGATTCGCACACGACGATGATCAACGGCCTTGGGATCGTCGGTTGGGGGGTCGGCGGAATCGAAGCGGAAGCGGGGATGCTCGGACAGCCGGTGTATTTTCTAACGCCCGACGTTGTCGGCGTTCACTTGTCCGGCGAGTTATCACAGGGGTCAACCGCTACCGATCTCGTACTTCGGATAACCGAGATGCTGCGGAAGGCGAATGTGGTCGGTAAGTTCGTCGAGTTTTTTGGTGACGGCGCGGCGGCATTGAACGCCACCGACCGTGCGACCATTGCCAATATGGCTCCGGAATATGGAGCGACGATGGGTTTCTTTGGCGTCGACGACAAGACACTTGATTATTTTGCGGCAACCGGTCGCCCTCAAGAGCAGATAGATACGATCCGGTCGTACTACACGGCACAAGGAATGTTTGGTATCCCGCGCGACGGCGATGTCGACTATTCAACGGTCATCGATCTCGATCTTGGGACCATCAATCCTGCAGTCGCCGGGCCAAAGCGCCCACAGGATCGGATCGAACTGTCGAATCTTGACGACCGGTTCAAGGAGCTCTTTTCGCTTTCGGTTGCGGATGGCGGTTACGGCAAATCGGCCGAGGACCTTGAACAGAGATTTGTCGTCACGATGTGTGAGACTTCGGACGGCTTTGTCTCCGGCGGCGGCGACCAAAGCCAAAGGTCGTCACCTGTCGTGCAGTCCGGGAATGACAGTACGGCAGACACAAACGTTCGATCCGAGGTCGAGATGATGAACAATCGTCCTACACCGAATCGGGTCGATCCGGATGGAGCAGATTGTCCGCCTGCGCAAACGAATATCGGTAACGGTGATGTTTTGATCGCGGCCATCACGTCATGCACGAACACCTCGAATCCTTCGGTGATGATCGCCGCAGGGATCGTCGCAAAAAAGGCAGCCGAACGCGGGATGAAGGTCCCTGCATATGTCAAAACGTCGCTTGCACCCGGTTCGAGGGTCGTCACCGAATATCTTGAAAAGGCGGGCCTTCAAAAGTACTTGAACGAGATCGGTTTCAATCTCGTCGGTTACGGTTGTACGACCTGCATCGGTAATTCGGGTCCGCTCGATCCGGCGATCGAAGAAGAGATCGTTGAAAATGACATAATCGCGGCCTCGGTCCTTTCGGGCAATCGCAATTTCGAAGCTCGTGTCCATCAGAATATCAAGGCAAATTTCCTGATGTCGCCGCCTTTGGTCGTAGCTTATGCGTTGGCCGGCACGGTGCTGAAGGACGTGAACCTTGATCCGATCGGTTTGGACAAAGATGGCAATGAGGTCTACCTAAAAGACATCTGGGCCTCGCTAGATGAGGTGCGCGAAATGCTGCAAACAGCGTATGATCCCGAAACCTACAAGCGGCTCTACACCGAGTTTGCTGAGCAAAATCCGCTTTGGAATGACGTCCGATCGACAACGGGCACTTTATATGAGTGGGACGCAAACTCGACCTACATTCAGGAACCTCCGTTCTTTGAGGATTTTTCGATGGAATCGGGCCGTTTTTCGGACTTTCATGGTGCAAGAGCGTTAGCGATCTTTGGCGATTCGGTCACGACAGATCATATTTCTCCGGCCGGTGCGATCAAGGCGAATTCGCCGGCGGGCAAGTATCTGCAGGAAAATGGCGTCGAGCCTCAGGATTTCAACTCGTACGGATCGCGCCGAGGAAATGACCGGGTGATGCTTCGCGGGACGTTCGCAAATGTTCGCATCAAGAATACGATGGTCACTCCGATCGAGGGTGGTTTTACAAAGCACTATCCATCGGGAGACGAGATGACGATCTATGATGCGGCCATGCGGTACCGAGAAGAAGGCGCACCGCTGATGATATTTGCAGGCCAGGAGTACGGCACCGGCAGCTCAAGGGATTGGGCAGCGAAGGGCACCCGATTGATGGGTGTAAATGCGGTTATCGCCCAGTCGTTCGAGCGGATACACCGTTCGAACCTTGTCGGAATGGGTGTTTTGCCTCTGCAGTTCAAGCCCGGCGATTCGGCAGCATCCTTCGGTCTGGATGGGACTGAGACGTTCGATCTGACCGGGCTCGAGGGTTCGAACGTCCGCCCGATGCAGAATGTCAAGCTTACGATAAATCGGGCCGACGGGACCAAACAGGAGATCGAGGTAATATTGAGGATCGATACGCCGATAGAGCTTGAGTATTATATGAACGGGGGAATACTCCAGTACGTTCTTCGGCAGTTGATAACCCAGAATGCCAATGCGGCCGCCTGA
- a CDS encoding peptidylprolyl isomerase, whose translation MRIAAFSFFAIVLISLTACDPKPAANSSSTSEVKKGVAPVADNEIAVIEMENTPAYGTIKIELYSNIAPKMVARFKELAREGFYDGVTFHRINQSVIQSGDPNSKDNDPTNDGQGGSPKPNVPAEFSDIPYNTAIVGAARGTDVNSANSQFFITLKRESGFDNRYTVFGKVIEGMNNVRTISGVQPREGERPVEAVKIKTIRIEPKS comes from the coding sequence ATGAGAATAGCAGCTTTCTCCTTCTTTGCCATCGTTTTGATTTCTTTGACCGCATGCGACCCCAAACCTGCGGCAAACAGCAGTTCGACATCTGAGGTCAAGAAAGGTGTTGCCCCGGTCGCCGATAACGAGATCGCGGTGATCGAAATGGAAAATACCCCGGCATATGGCACGATCAAGATCGAACTCTACTCGAACATCGCGCCGAAGATGGTCGCACGGTTCAAAGAGCTCGCCCGTGAAGGTTTTTATGACGGCGTCACATTTCACCGCATCAACCAGTCGGTGATCCAAAGCGGTGATCCAAATTCAAAGGACAATGACCCGACCAACGACGGACAGGGCGGTTCGCCAAAGCCCAACGTTCCGGCGGAATTCTCGGATATACCGTATAACACCGCGATCGTAGGCGCTGCTCGCGGCACAGACGTCAATTCGGCAAACTCCCAGTTTTTTATCACCTTGAAACGTGAGTCCGGATTTGATAACCGTTATACGGTCTTCGGTAAGGTCATTGAAGGCATGAACAATGTTCGTACCATCTCGGGCGTTCAGCCACGCGAAGGTGAACGGCCGGTCGAAGCGGTGAAGATAAAAACGATCCGTATTGAACCAAAGAGCTGA